The DNA segment GAAGATCGGCTTCTACACGAGTCCGCGGATGATCCTGATGGCGCGGCGGTTCGAATAGCACTCAAAATGGTAGGGTCGGACCGGCCCCGGTCCGCCGTGGCTGTCGGCGGAAAGGCCATGGATTCTCTCCGCCCTTCCGGGTTTCATGGTCGGCTGCGCCGCATCCTCATTCCCACTGGCCGAAGGGATTCTCCTTTTCCGCCAGTGGCATCTCCACCCTCGCGCCGCCGCGGACGTGGGAGGCCATCACGGCGGAGATCATGGCCACGGTCATCGCGCCGGAGGCGGCGGAGCAGAGTGGCTGGCGGTCCGCGTCCCGCATGGAGGCGATGAGATCCTCCGCCGCGGCGAAATGTCCGCCGACTTTCCGGCCCAGCTTTTCGATGGGTTCGGGCACGCCGATGCCGCCGGTACTGATGGGTACCCAAGCCCGCGGTTCCTTTGACATCACCACCGGGTTGCCTTCCATGATGTGGGCCAGCGGCTCGACATCGATCCGCAGGTCGATGATCCCCTTCGTGCCGATGAGCTGGAGTCCGAAGGCTCCTTCCTTCGTCCCCGTGTTGGCGATGGAGTCGAAGAACACCGGCACGCCGGACGCCGTCTCATAGCGGGCGTGGACTTCATTTCCGGCGGACGGGCCGCTGCCTTCCTTGCCCTCCGCCACATCCGCCTTCACCACAGGCTTTCCATCCTGCAGCACGGTGGCGGTGCAGGACACCGGATCTCCCGTGAAATACACCGCCAGGTCCAGCACGTGGGAACCCAGCACCCACAGGTCCAGCATGCCGCCACGGTGGTCTTCCTTTCCCCGCGCGCGGATTTCCAGCAGGCGGCCGATCTTTTCTTCCTCCACCAGCGTTTTCACCACCGGCAGGACGGGGTGGAAGCGGTTGCGGTGCGCCACGGCGATCTTCACGCCCTTCGCATCCGCCGCTTTGACGATCTCTTCCGCCTCCCGCAAGGTGGGGCAGAAGGGCTTCTCGATGTAGATGCCCTTCGCCCCGGCGGCTATGGAGGCCATGGTCATGGCATGGTGTTCCGCCATATGCCGCGGAGCCACGGAGACGATGTCCGGTTTCACCTCGGCCAGCATCTCCCGGTAGTCCTTGAAGCCCTTCACTCCGGGCAGGTTCGCTGCCGCTTTCTGCAATCCTCCCGCATCCGCCACGCCCACGATTTCCACGCCCGGAACCTCCAGCCACATCCTGTCCAGTCCGTGGCCGTAGTCACCCATGCCCGTGTGGCCGATGACGGCGACACGGAGCTTTTCTCCGTCCTTCGCGCCCGCCGCAGCCAGGGCCGCCGCGGTCATCAACGAAGTCTGCAGGAAAGTCCGGCGTGTGGTGCCTGTGGAATTCATCATGACTCATCTAAACGCAGGCGGTCCGCCATTCCATACGCAAAGATGCATGATCTGATTGTCTCGACACCCGGATGGGATGCATGGCATATCCAGCGGGAGTGGACCATCGGTCCGCGGCCCCCATATTTTCTTCTAACAAATCCGGCGCACGCACGTTGGAGATACACCACCAGGAAACATGAAAGCATCCCCACTGAAAGCATACCTCTGGCGTTCCGCCGCCATCGCAGCAGCCCTCCAGACCGGAAATCTGATGGCGCAGGAGGACGGCGGCGCGCCGGCGAAGCCGAAAGCCCCGCCATCCCTCAGCGCGGAGGAGAAGCAGGCGTCCCTGGAGATCCTCCCGCTGCCGGGTGAGATCCTCTCGGTGCTGAAGACCGCGAAAGCGGCCGACTGGGCCGCCGCGGCGGAAGACGCCCGCAAGTCGTCCGAGCTTGCAGGATCGAAGGACAGCCGCCTCGCCGCCATCGGCCTCGGTGTCCGCGTGGCGGACGCTTTCCTCGCCATCCAGGCGGAGGACACGAAGCTGCTGGATGTGGCTTCCATCGAGATCTTCCAAGCCGCCGCGAAACTGGGTGCCTCCGAGGAAGTCCTGGCCCACGCCGCCGACATCAAGGCGAAAGCCGCCGGAGGAAAGTGGAAGGAACTCACCGGGCCGCTGGACCTGACCTACCAGGACGCTCTCAAGACAATGGAGGAGCTGGGCGACACGGACTCCGCTTCCGTGGCGCTTATCGCTGGCTGGATCCGCGGTGTGGAGATCTTCGCCGGACAACTGTCGAAGTCCTACTCCCCGGAAGCCGGAAAGGCGCTCCGCCAGATCTCCCTGCTGGACACGCTGGAGGCGAAGTTCAACGCACTGCCGCAGGCAACGCGCGACACGGCGGAGATCGCCTCGCTGGGCAAGGGGCTCGCCGCGCTGAAGCCGCTCGTTTCCGTGGCGGAGAACGCGACCGTTTCCGAGGAATCGACCAAGAAGATCGCCGAAATCGCCAAAGGCGCGCTGCCGGACAAGTGAACCACCCCGCACCAGAACCACTTTCCCAACCGACTCCATGAAAACTTTCCGTAACCACACCCTCCGTTCCCTGTTCACCGGTCTGCTGATGGCCGCGCTGCTCTGGATGCCCGGCACGGCGGACGCCTCCGTGAACGGTGCGAAGGTCCGCGCCGCGCAGATGTTCCAGACGCTGGCGGGCCAATACTCGCTGAACGTGCGCCCCGCCTACACCTACGGCCTGCTGAAGCGCGGGCAGTCCATCGTCATCCGCACCACGCTCCACGCTGGGAACAACTACATCCTGGCCGCCGGTGGCTGCGAGGATGCCTATGACGTGGACATCGCCGTGTTCGATGGCAACGGCAATCTGGTCGCCAACGACTCCGACCTCCAGCCGGTCGCGGTGGCCCGTGTCACGCCCATCTACACCGGGACCTTCTTCGTGAAGATCACCATGGCGAACAGCACCTACAACGGCGCCCATTACGTGCTCCAGTACGCGT comes from the Luteolibacter sp. SL250 genome and includes:
- a CDS encoding Gfo/Idh/MocA family oxidoreductase — its product is MMNSTGTTRRTFLQTSLMTAAALAAAGAKDGEKLRVAVIGHTGMGDYGHGLDRMWLEVPGVEIVGVADAGGLQKAAANLPGVKGFKDYREMLAEVKPDIVSVAPRHMAEHHAMTMASIAAGAKGIYIEKPFCPTLREAEEIVKAADAKGVKIAVAHRNRFHPVLPVVKTLVEEEKIGRLLEIRARGKEDHRGGMLDLWVLGSHVLDLAVYFTGDPVSCTATVLQDGKPVVKADVAEGKEGSGPSAGNEVHARYETASGVPVFFDSIANTGTKEGAFGLQLIGTKGIIDLRIDVEPLAHIMEGNPVVMSKEPRAWVPISTGGIGVPEPIEKLGRKVGGHFAAAEDLIASMRDADRQPLCSAASGAMTVAMISAVMASHVRGGARVEMPLAEKENPFGQWE